aaaacttggacatgaacatgagcatgagcatgagtacatatatatatatatatatatatatataggacatggaataacatgataagaactgaaactaaaaacttggacatgaacatgagcatgagcatgagtacatatatatatatatatatatatatatatatatatatatatatatatgatatcacatgataagtagggagagcatttcataaaccgacacatgatatcaccacgtgaagacgtggagtctggtacctcgccggaccagcagagcccctataccttggcagggtataaggtggtaacgtgcctgatggatccattcagtgtaaaactaaggtatcgtcctaactgggcggagcgatccttgtcctatggtggctatatagtttcaggctatctgagccttctcggtaattcgtgaaactcccaaaacatgaacataatatagttggctaagaagcccatgactttcgtgaattaacttgtacttgtcttgtaatcatgatttcacgaaataacttgtaaacatggtttcatgaaatagcttgtaaacatgttcttgatttatgagtagtacaatagttcataatcatatatttgtaattgacttgaaaacatgcttgtaacttgcaaaataaaatcatacagtttcatatgaacataatgagaacacatgaggaagaattcacgattcatggattaagctaggattcctaatatccgtaatggaagattaggaatacaataacaaacatagatacaaaattcatgtacatacatacataattacgggctaccaatatgttgggtttaatgccctaggatttgaacttcatagattttacgaaacggatcatggggaagaacgtagagattcccacatgtggatggaagttctacataccttaacttcctgcttttgagcgtatcacaatgtcctccaatcccttcaactttaatctatagcaatacaggtcatagggattctatattagcaacaatatccatgctttgttcatctaagcattttatcaaacacttggtgggcatgaagctccacaaccctcattaatggtgttttcttcaccaaatccccattctattacttctagctaattctacaatctcaattagatgtaattaacatcattcttcatcacccatatgaatacaacaatcccaagtcaacaatccaataactctaacatagttcatataattctcttcatcaaacccaattattattctcccaagaattcatcaattcacaactataaatgattagggagtaaaaacattaccttttatgagtagtcaccacgaaatcaacatccccaagttcgatttttagcttagaatgacggcaacaacttgtactacactttatcctccaCGAGCCTCGAgattcggggccttcaacttggttgattctctactttatctctctaaccctcctctctctccctctctctctctctaaaatctgaaaatatgaggaaatggggctgctagggttgagcatttcccttaaataccaaggggaaatgggtttgacccgacttgaaatcgggttgggacctttctgtcttaaaacgtccatatcttcCTATCCCGAAGTCACATGTGGgcccaagacctatggttggaaatgtatttcaattatctaaaactttcaCTCTTtcggttttcccaaattcccaatttatgatagggttatggcctctcgaagtcaggtgacccaaaacgtacttacggaccaaaatacgccccatgttacgatcccgtaacacgaaggacggaccgtaacttgggaccgtaccttagtgaaaatttccagtgaggttctggaaatttttggtgtgTTACGGCTCATTGTTACGGCCCGTCACGTCCACCGTAACACAGGcaaaatttccagcgaacaggctttagtaaaatgggcataacgctttgtacagatgtccgtttgacccccataatataccgttggaaatgtatttcaaagggatacaactttcatcaaggaggttttcccaaattcccaacgaaTTTTCACGAaagttgactggaaggcagacgtatcgaaaacttagcctattctataggatttcaagtgccttactattagccatattgagacgatcatatctccttgctccgatctcggattggcttggtccttatatcgttagaaagatatttctacatactacaacttcattgagggtactttcccaaattccaaaccgatcaaggagttatcgctgcccgaaataggcctatcaaccattttcgcaaaacgttcaaaccttcagtgtttccactagaactctaatgatatgagcttaaactcagttccaagatgcggggtgttacaccttggatgCATTCATCAAACTCATTTTTAATCCTATATATATGAGCTTTCTTCCTTTTATGTCTAATAACACTATGAAAATATTTAGTGTTACTATctcctttttctttccatttAATTCTGGCTTTTTGTCTAAGCATAGCAGTCTCCTTGCTCATCCAAAGAATTTGCTCAGCATATTTAACATGGAGAAGACTTTTATTTTGATCAGTGTTCTGAGATGTATATAAAATTTCTGCCCTTTCCACTTGACCTTTAAGCTCCTTCACCTTATCAAAGACATTGCCAATATTTTTAGACCACTGGCTAAGGCAATTGCTAAGTCTCTTCAGTTTCTGTTGCATGATCCACATGGGGTTGCCCTCACTTCTATTTGCCAAGAATTCTTCACTGTATCCAAGAATTCCTCCTGGTCAATCCAAAAGTTcaaaaacttgaaatatttagCCTTTGGAGGTTCCATGTTACCACACTTCATAAGGAGGACCCTATGATCAGATCCTATCCTTGGAAGATGCCTAACATTGATAATAGAGAAGCTCTAAGACCATAGATCATTACACATGACTCTACCCAGCCTCATAAGGATCCTCCCTCTCAATCTTCTAGCATTAGTCCAAGTAAATTTATCTCCAGAGTACCCAGAATCCATCATGCTACAATCCTCCATACATCCTACAAAATCTAGACTTCTGCTTAGTCTATGTTGTCTTCCCCCTTGTTTCTCTTCTGCTTTCATGATGCTATTGAAATTCCCCATAATGGTCCAAGGATTGTTAATGTAACTATTCAGAGTTGTCAGATTATCCCATAATCTTTTCCTCTTCCTAGCAGAAGTTTTGGCATAAACAATAGTCACAAAGAAGACATCAGTATTACTGATGTGATGGACCTCCATTGTGATTTGTTGGTTGTGATCACTAATCATCTTGCAAGAGAATTCAGGCTCCCAAAAACACCAAAATTTTCTATTTTTGTTGGTGACAGCATTTGCAAATCCCAACTTTCTTCTGTATTTTTGGACTTTGTTCTTGTTGATAATAGCATTGTGAACAAAAGGTTCTTGTATTGCCACAAAAGTGActttgtgaatatgtgtgagtttttttagtctgtctaaaGCTCCTTTGGAGTCTATCCCTCTTATGTTCCATATGATTGTATTAATCATAAAGAACATTTCACAATTGCATTTTTGATCCTCTACCCTTGCCTCTGGTAACCATGGCAGGGGTTGAGGTACTAATTTTTTTGTTGCTTTTTCTTTTGGGCATTTCAGTTCCTCTGGGGGATAAATTCTCTTTCTCCACAGCTTCCTTGATCTGGTTCTTCACTTGAGAAGCTATGTTAGGTTCTGGTGAGAATGCATTGATCAGACTATCTGTAGTTTCTTCATTAGATAATTTATCAGCTTGATCATGATCACTTTTCGCGTCTCCTTTGGATTGCATATTGTCCATATCAACTTTATTGTTGTTACTAGAACCTGTTTCTGATTTCTCATGAGGTTTCTTGGCAGTACCAGAGTTCATTTGTTTCTTCTGCATCATTTTCATTTGGCTTTCTCCTGGAACAAGATCCTCAGATATGGTGTTCTCATTGCTTTACCCCTGTTCTTCCTCTTCTTCAAACTGCCCGGTGTCATCAGCTATACTCTCAAACACATTATGAGTCTTGAGTGGGGATTGATGGGGCACACTTAAATCTTTGTTACTGCTCTCCTCCTTGTCATTGGTGGTGATCACTACCCCAGTTTTGTGAATCTGATTTTCTTTAGGTATTTCTTGATGTTCCTCTGATATGTTGTTATCCTCCCCTAGAGAGTTCTTTTCCTGATTGACATCTCTTTCCTGATTTTCAACTTCATTAGCAGAGACAGTGTCTTTATTAAGGAGTTGATTGGTATCATGATCAATATTATCATTATTGACCTGATTTTGTTTCTCCTTTTCTCCATTTTTCAACTGCTTCTTTTCCTTGTTTTTAATTCCTTCTTGGCCTTTGTTTCTAACAACTTTAAGAGCATTTCTTCTCCTTCTTTGCTTTCTCTTCTccctttgtttttctcctttGGTCTTATTAGCATGTATTTCTACAGCTTTTTCCTCAACCTGTTTAGTGTCATTTTTCTTTTCCACTTTTTCTTTCTCCTCACTGTCATTATTCTCACTAGTCACAGCTTGATCAACACCTTCCTGGATCATTTCATTCTTATTATCATCATTTTTCTTCTTTGCAAATCTGCATTGAACTAAAGAGTGTCCTAGTTTTTTGCAATGAGTACAAAACTTAGGAACACTTTCATATTCAACTTTTTGATAAAAACCTTTGAGAGGATAGGATTCATCCTCTAAACCTACCCATATTTTATCTATGCGAGGCTTAGTCAAATCAACTTCTACTCGGACCTTAGCCATACTTGGTCGAGTCCTATTGGTTGTAGCATTATCCATAATAAGAGGGATTCCTATTGGAGATAGAATTTGTTTTACATAGTGCCATGTGTGACAGTGAAAAGGAAGTTTAGGCAGAAGTACCCAAATAGGAGCCATTAGTGAGTCTTCTTCAGGCTTGAAATCTGGGTGCCACATTTGTACCCCCATTGATTTCAATTGATCTTCTAAAATAGGTTCTTTTGCAATTCTCCTCATTTTTGAAGTCTATGAACACAGAGTTGTGGTCGTAAGCCCCAATTACTGTATTTTCCTTCAAATTGATATTCTCTAGAAAACTCGATCGAATTATATCAATCTGAGCTCGCCCTTTTAAGAATTTTCCAATTATGGTGTGTTTTCACTCTTTAGCCATGACTCCATAGTAATCTTTGGATTTGAATATGACAGCATGAACTTCGTTATGGTGTGTTCTCCTAGTTAACACCGATGGACATCCAAATCGATTATCCAGTGGTGGAGTAGGAGCAGGTGTTGAAACTGTGTTTGCGTAGGATGGTTTTTGTATGGGTTCTTCCGAAGATGTTGTCGTCCCAATGTTAGGGGCCTGTTCCCCCACCGGAAGCACCGTGTGAAGGCCGTCGTGAGGCTGTATTTGGACGCGCGTGGGTTACACTCGTCACTGTTGGTTGAGAGAGAAAATGTCGTTAAAAAGTTATTGTTGTTCGACATATGATGAATATGTATACTATAGGGATTATTACTGCCCATCTTATAGAATAGGCTGTCAAGACCCACCAAACATAAGAGGGCTTggattttatttttttccttcattgacaataggaaaaagaaaagaagaaaagaaaatgtacTAAGTCAACTTTGTGATGATCGCGAATCATGCATGTGATGTGGGTGTCTGTACACTCAAATTCTCTATTCCTTTTCTTAATTTTGGATCTAGAATAAATtatacggaaaaggctcataaataccccctAACTTAtggaaaaaggctcataaataccttTTTTCCACCTTTGAGTCTAAAAATATCCTTAAGATTTATTTTTAGCTTAaaaatacccctcaaactaacagatCAAGTTTGGCTCTGTTAAAAAGCCACGTGTCATTTTCTAATTGGCccatttgttttaaaaaaaaattagaataattaAAACTCACCCGTTTTTTAAAACCCAACCCCACCCTGACCCGTTTTCACTTCTGAAGCTGCTACTTTGAGTCTCTTCTTCTCCGTTCAATCTAATTTCCTTCTTCCTCTTCATTATACtgcttttattttttcaaaatcctCCATTCAAGTTTGCTTAAAGATTTGATATTTGTCCATCAGTTGCAGTACGCACTTGGTCAC
Above is a genomic segment from Lycium barbarum isolate Lr01 chromosome 12, ASM1917538v2, whole genome shotgun sequence containing:
- the LOC132624193 gene encoding uncharacterized protein LOC132624193, which translates into the protein MRRIAKEPILEDQLKSMGVQMWHPDFKPEEDSLMAPIWVLLPKLPFHCHTWHYVKQILSPIGIPLIMDNATTNRTRPSMAKVRVEVDLTKPRIDKIWVGLEDESYPLKGFYQKVEYESVPKFCTHCKKLGHSLVQCRFAKKKNDDNKNEMIQEGVDQAVTSENNDSEEKEKVEKKNDTKQVEEKAVEIHANKTKGEKQREKRKQRRRRNALKVVRNKGQEGIKNKEKKQLKNGEKEKQNQVNNDNIDHDTNQLLNKDTVSANEVENQERDVNQEKNSLGEDNNISEEHQEIPKENQIHKTGVVITTNDKEESSNKDLSVPHQSPLKTHNVFESIADDTGQFEEEEEQG